One part of the Sarcophilus harrisii chromosome 5, mSarHar1.11, whole genome shotgun sequence genome encodes these proteins:
- the RBM17 gene encoding splicing factor 45 isoform X2 — translation MSLYDDLGVETSDSKTEGWSKNFKLLQSQLQVKKAALTQAKSQRTKQSTVLAPVIDLKRGSSSDDRQIVDTPPHVAAGLKDPVPSGFSAGEVLIPLADEYDPMFPNDYEKVVKRQREERQRQRELERQKEIEEREKRRKDRHEASGFSRRPDPDSDEDEDYERERRKRSMGGAAIAPPTSLVEKDKELPREFPFEEESRPRSQSSKAAIPPPVYDEQERPRSPTGPSNSFLANMGGTVAHKIMQKYGFREGQGLGKHEQGLSTALSVEKTSKRGGKIIVGDATEKDASKKSDSNPLTEILKCPTKVVLLRNMVGAGEVDEDLEGETKEECEKYGKVGKCVIFEIPGAPDDEAVRIFLEFERVESAIKAVVDLNGRYFGGRVVKACFYNLDKFRVLDLAEQV, via the exons atgtccTTGTATGATGACCTGGGAGTGGAGACCAGTGATTCAAAAACAGAAGGCTGGTCCAAAAATTTCAAACTGCTACAGTCTCAGTTGCAAGTCAAGAAGGCAGCTTTAACCCAAGCAAAG AGTCAGAGGACAAAACAAAGTACAGTCCTTGCTCCAGTGATTGATTTGAAACGAGGGAGTTCTTCAGATGACCGGCAGATTGTAGATACCCCACCTCATGTAGCAGCAGGCTTAAAG GATCCTGTGCCTAGTGGATTTTCTGCAGGAGAAGTTTTGATTCCATTAGCTGATGAATATGATCCCATGTTTCCTAATGATTATGAGAAAGTAGTAAAACGCCAAAGGGAGGAACGCCAAAGACAGCGGGAGCTggaaaggcaaaaagagattgaagaaagagaaaa GAGGCGTAAAGACAGGCATGAAGCTAGTGGGTTTTCGCGACGACCAGATCCAGATTCTGATGAAGATGAAGATTATGAacgagaaaggaggaaaagaa GTATGGGAGGTGCTGCCATTGCACCACCAACTTCTCTcgtggaaaaagacaaagaat TACCCAGAGAGTTTCCATTTGAAGAGGAGTCAAGACCTCGTTCACAGTCTTCCAAAGCTGCTATTCCTCCCCCTGTGTATGATGAACAAGAGAGACCACGATCCCCAACAGGGCCCAGTAATTCCTTCCTTGCTAATATGGG TGGTACCGTTGCTCATAAAATCATGCAGAAGTACGGCTTCCGAGAAGGCCAGGGTCTTGGAAAACATGAGCAAGGATTGAGCACAGCATTGTCAGTTGAAAAGACAAGTAAGCGAGGTGGCAAGATCATTGTTGGTGATGCTACAGAGAAAG ATGCATCGAAGAAATCAGATTCAAATCCATTAACCGAGATCCTTAAATGTCCTACTAAAGTGGTTCTGCTAAGG AACATGGTGGGTGCTGGAGAAGTAGATGAAGATCTAGAAGGTGAAACCAAGGAAGAATGTGAAAAATATGGCAAAGTTGGAAAATGTGTAATTTTTGAA ATTCCTGGTGCTCCTGATGATGAAGCTGTACGAATATTTTTAGAGTTTGAAAGGGTTGAATCAGCAATTAAAG CTGTTGTTGATCTGAATGGGAGGTATTTTGGTGGACGGGTAGTGAAAGCTTGTTTCTACAACTTGGATAAATTCAGAGTCTTGGATCTGGCAGAGCAAGTCTGA
- the RBM17 gene encoding splicing factor 45 isoform X1, translated as MSLYDDLGVETSDSKTEGWSKNFKLLQSQLQVKKAALTQAKVKSQRTKQSTVLAPVIDLKRGSSSDDRQIVDTPPHVAAGLKDPVPSGFSAGEVLIPLADEYDPMFPNDYEKVVKRQREERQRQRELERQKEIEEREKRRKDRHEASGFSRRPDPDSDEDEDYERERRKRSMGGAAIAPPTSLVEKDKELPREFPFEEESRPRSQSSKAAIPPPVYDEQERPRSPTGPSNSFLANMGGTVAHKIMQKYGFREGQGLGKHEQGLSTALSVEKTSKRGGKIIVGDATEKDASKKSDSNPLTEILKCPTKVVLLRNMVGAGEVDEDLEGETKEECEKYGKVGKCVIFEIPGAPDDEAVRIFLEFERVESAIKAVVDLNGRYFGGRVVKACFYNLDKFRVLDLAEQV; from the exons atgtccTTGTATGATGACCTGGGAGTGGAGACCAGTGATTCAAAAACAGAAGGCTGGTCCAAAAATTTCAAACTGCTACAGTCTCAGTTGCAAGTCAAGAAGGCAGCTTTAACCCAAGCAAAGGTAAAG AGTCAGAGGACAAAACAAAGTACAGTCCTTGCTCCAGTGATTGATTTGAAACGAGGGAGTTCTTCAGATGACCGGCAGATTGTAGATACCCCACCTCATGTAGCAGCAGGCTTAAAG GATCCTGTGCCTAGTGGATTTTCTGCAGGAGAAGTTTTGATTCCATTAGCTGATGAATATGATCCCATGTTTCCTAATGATTATGAGAAAGTAGTAAAACGCCAAAGGGAGGAACGCCAAAGACAGCGGGAGCTggaaaggcaaaaagagattgaagaaagagaaaa GAGGCGTAAAGACAGGCATGAAGCTAGTGGGTTTTCGCGACGACCAGATCCAGATTCTGATGAAGATGAAGATTATGAacgagaaaggaggaaaagaa GTATGGGAGGTGCTGCCATTGCACCACCAACTTCTCTcgtggaaaaagacaaagaat TACCCAGAGAGTTTCCATTTGAAGAGGAGTCAAGACCTCGTTCACAGTCTTCCAAAGCTGCTATTCCTCCCCCTGTGTATGATGAACAAGAGAGACCACGATCCCCAACAGGGCCCAGTAATTCCTTCCTTGCTAATATGGG TGGTACCGTTGCTCATAAAATCATGCAGAAGTACGGCTTCCGAGAAGGCCAGGGTCTTGGAAAACATGAGCAAGGATTGAGCACAGCATTGTCAGTTGAAAAGACAAGTAAGCGAGGTGGCAAGATCATTGTTGGTGATGCTACAGAGAAAG ATGCATCGAAGAAATCAGATTCAAATCCATTAACCGAGATCCTTAAATGTCCTACTAAAGTGGTTCTGCTAAGG AACATGGTGGGTGCTGGAGAAGTAGATGAAGATCTAGAAGGTGAAACCAAGGAAGAATGTGAAAAATATGGCAAAGTTGGAAAATGTGTAATTTTTGAA ATTCCTGGTGCTCCTGATGATGAAGCTGTACGAATATTTTTAGAGTTTGAAAGGGTTGAATCAGCAATTAAAG CTGTTGTTGATCTGAATGGGAGGTATTTTGGTGGACGGGTAGTGAAAGCTTGTTTCTACAACTTGGATAAATTCAGAGTCTTGGATCTGGCAGAGCAAGTCTGA